A window of the Brockia lithotrophica genome harbors these coding sequences:
- a CDS encoding Phosphate regulon sensor protein PhoR (SphS) — MIYRSIVGKLWITVVVFTVVVLIVFSSLLSQFVSGFLLNKELDDLAILARSAAQVLLSSADHEQSRTLEELRWVIEETKDRRLYLVFQPDAPELPQGLRPLTASPEFRSVWSGGSVKLRTTYEEAGKRVPVLVVASGSAVPAGKGAVLIVEPEAGFRPIVEGIDRLILGTIVLSALGVTAWALFLTRRITQPLAEISLAAKRIAEGEYDTHLAYDFQDEIGVLARSFNQMASRLRDSISALREKREELEGVLESMEEGVLLTDTAGTFLHANGAARRLVPSLEEFFSLIRPQWEEAVRERKTVRLAELEFLGRTYHVTLTPLYRDEGSVRGVSVVFRDITLEVRVETLRRDFFANVSHELKTPVALMQGYTEALLDGLARNEEEERELVQIIHEETLRMGRLVQDLLDFSRLEAGRLKLYRRPTSLEELVARLKRRFDPVFREREIRFRYEIEATGSFCLDPDRFEQILTNLVDNALRYTPYGGEIAVRAREEEEVLWFDVSDTGVGIEPEDLPYVFERFYKGDKSRRRGEGGSGLGLAIVKRLVEAHGGRIWVESTLGKGTTFCMRFPLTELRGCGEFNA, encoded by the coding sequence ATGATCTACCGGTCCATAGTCGGGAAGCTCTGGATCACGGTCGTCGTCTTTACCGTCGTCGTCCTCATCGTCTTCAGTTCTCTCCTCTCGCAGTTTGTAAGCGGTTTTCTCTTGAACAAAGAACTCGACGACCTCGCGATCCTCGCGCGTTCCGCGGCGCAGGTACTCCTCTCCTCGGCTGATCACGAACAAAGTCGCACCCTTGAGGAGCTCCGGTGGGTGATCGAGGAGACGAAGGATCGCCGCCTCTACCTCGTCTTTCAGCCGGACGCTCCCGAACTGCCGCAGGGACTTCGGCCATTGACCGCCTCCCCCGAGTTCCGTTCCGTATGGAGTGGAGGGAGCGTGAAGCTGCGCACGACCTACGAAGAGGCGGGGAAGCGCGTCCCCGTCCTCGTCGTCGCCAGCGGATCCGCCGTTCCGGCGGGCAAGGGAGCCGTCCTCATCGTGGAACCGGAGGCGGGCTTCCGCCCGATCGTCGAGGGGATCGATCGGCTTATCTTGGGCACGATCGTCCTTTCCGCCCTCGGGGTAACGGCGTGGGCGCTCTTCCTCACGCGTCGGATCACCCAACCCCTCGCGGAAATCAGCCTCGCCGCAAAGCGCATCGCCGAAGGCGAGTACGACACGCACCTCGCCTACGACTTCCAGGACGAGATCGGAGTGCTCGCCCGTTCCTTCAACCAGATGGCCTCGCGCTTACGGGATTCCATAAGCGCCTTGCGGGAAAAGCGAGAAGAACTCGAGGGCGTGCTCGAGAGCATGGAAGAGGGGGTCCTTCTCACGGACACGGCGGGCACCTTTCTGCACGCGAACGGCGCTGCCCGTCGCCTCGTGCCTTCGCTCGAAGAGTTCTTTTCCCTCATTCGCCCTCAGTGGGAAGAGGCGGTACGAGAAAGGAAAACCGTGCGCCTCGCGGAGCTCGAGTTCCTCGGCCGAACGTACCACGTCACCCTCACGCCGCTCTACCGCGACGAGGGTAGTGTGCGCGGCGTAAGCGTCGTCTTTCGCGACATCACCCTTGAAGTGCGCGTGGAGACTCTGCGGCGCGACTTCTTCGCCAACGTCTCGCACGAGCTCAAGACGCCCGTCGCCCTCATGCAGGGATACACGGAAGCCCTCCTCGACGGCCTCGCCCGGAACGAAGAAGAAGAGCGCGAGCTCGTCCAGATCATCCACGAGGAGACGCTTCGCATGGGTCGGCTCGTCCAGGACCTCTTGGACTTCTCGCGCCTCGAAGCCGGACGGCTCAAGCTGTACCGGCGGCCCACTTCGCTCGAAGAGCTCGTGGCCCGGCTCAAGCGCCGCTTCGACCCCGTCTTTCGCGAGCGGGAGATTCGCTTTCGCTACGAAATCGAGGCGACAGGTTCCTTCTGCCTCGATCCCGACCGCTTCGAGCAGATCCTCACGAACCTCGTGGACAACGCCCTGCGCTATACGCCGTACGGGGGCGAGATCGCCGTGCGCGCTCGGGAAGAAGAGGAGGTCCTCTGGTTCGACGTTTCCGACACGGGCGTCGGCATCGAACCTGAGGACCTCCCGTACGTCTTTGAACGCTTCTACAAGGGGGATAAGTCGCGGCGGCGAGGCGAAGGAGGCTCAGGGTTGGGGTTGGCGATCGTGAAGCGCCTCGTAGAAGCCCACGGCGGTAGGATCTGGGTGGAAAGCACCCTGGGAAAGGGAACGACCTTTTGCATGCGCTTTCCTCTTACCGAGCTTCGGGGCTGCGGCGAGTTTAACGCCTGA
- a CDS encoding Inorganic pyrophosphatase yields MSREHIVEVVIEIPRGSANKYEFDKERGRFVLDRVLYSPMFYPAEYGYIEETLAEDGDPLDALVLTSYPTFPGVVIESRVVGFLRMADEKGEDEKLLAVATGDPRMSHIRDLSDVPPHILREIAHFFEVYKTLENKTTEVRGWENAEAAARLLEDARRRYRERG; encoded by the coding sequence ATGAGCCGAGAACACATCGTCGAGGTGGTTATTGAAATCCCGCGCGGGAGCGCGAACAAGTACGAGTTCGACAAGGAGCGCGGGCGTTTCGTCCTCGATCGCGTGCTCTACTCGCCCATGTTTTACCCGGCAGAATACGGGTACATCGAAGAGACGCTGGCGGAGGACGGAGATCCTCTGGACGCCCTCGTGCTCACCTCGTACCCCACCTTCCCCGGGGTCGTCATCGAGTCGCGCGTCGTAGGCTTTCTGCGCATGGCGGACGAAAAAGGAGAGGACGAAAAGCTCCTCGCCGTTGCCACGGGAGACCCGCGGATGAGCCACATCCGCGACCTTTCGGACGTTCCCCCGCACATCCTCAGGGAAATCGCCCACTTCTTTGAAGTGTACAAGACGCTGGAAAACAAAACGACGGAAGTGCGCGGCTGGGAAAACGCCGAGGCTGCCGCACGCCTTCTCGAGGACGCCAGGAGGCGCTACCGCGAGCGGGGCTGA
- a CDS encoding Spore maturation protein A, translating to MIHTVWIGLFLVGIVYAALTGNIAHVSTALFEGAQEGLNVAFSLLGILTLWMGILNVARKAGLLDALARLLRPLIRLLFPDVPRGHAAEGYLLANIAANLLGMGNAATPFGIKAMQELDKLNPEKGRATRPMITLLALNTASVSLFPTTVIGIRAAAGAAQPADILPAVVLASFLGSAVAVLVDRFYQWREGP from the coding sequence ATGATCCACACCGTCTGGATCGGCCTCTTCCTCGTCGGCATCGTCTACGCCGCCCTCACGGGAAACATCGCCCACGTGAGCACCGCCCTGTTCGAAGGGGCCCAAGAAGGTCTGAACGTCGCCTTTTCCCTCCTCGGGATTCTCACGCTCTGGATGGGCATCCTCAACGTCGCGCGCAAGGCCGGCCTCTTGGACGCCCTCGCCCGGCTCCTTCGGCCCCTCATCCGCCTGCTCTTTCCCGACGTGCCCCGGGGCCACGCCGCCGAAGGGTACCTCCTGGCGAACATCGCCGCCAACCTCCTCGGCATGGGGAACGCCGCCACACCCTTCGGGATCAAGGCCATGCAGGAACTCGACAAGCTGAACCCGGAAAAGGGACGCGCCACCCGGCCGATGATCACCCTCCTCGCGCTCAACACCGCCTCCGTGAGCCTCTTTCCGACCACGGTCATCGGGATCCGCGCCGCCGCCGGCGCCGCGCAACCGGCGGACATCCTCCCGGCGGTCGTCCTGGCTTCGTTCCTGGGGAGCGCCGTCGCCGTACTCGTGGACCGGTTCTACCAGTGGCGCGAAGGCCCATGA
- a CDS encoding Segregation and condensation protein B: protein MKDRATDGELLALLFVAGDEGLPLGKAADVLEIPPDVVEHRLEEFRALWNAEDRGLFVERVGDVYRLVTRPEHAPLLLRFLEGGRSSAGLSPAALECLTIVAYRQPVSRAEIEEIRGTRSDRPIETLLERGLIREVGRGEGIGRPILYGTTDRFLSLFGLSSLEELPPLPSEEEVERELFR, encoded by the coding sequence GTGAAGGATAGAGCCACGGACGGGGAACTCCTCGCCCTTCTCTTCGTAGCGGGCGACGAAGGGCTCCCACTCGGAAAAGCTGCAGATGTGCTGGAGATTCCGCCGGATGTCGTCGAACACCGCCTCGAAGAATTTCGCGCGCTGTGGAACGCTGAGGACCGCGGACTTTTCGTGGAACGGGTGGGAGACGTCTACCGCCTCGTCACGCGGCCCGAACACGCGCCTCTACTCCTCAGGTTTCTCGAAGGAGGGAGGTCCTCCGCCGGCCTCTCGCCGGCCGCCCTCGAGTGCCTGACGATCGTTGCCTACCGCCAGCCCGTGAGCCGTGCCGAGATCGAGGAAATCCGCGGGACGCGGAGCGACCGCCCCATCGAGACGCTCCTCGAACGCGGACTCATCCGCGAAGTCGGGCGCGGGGAAGGGATCGGCCGCCCGATCCTCTACGGGACCACGGACCGCTTCCTCAGCCTTTTCGGCTTGTCCTCCTTGGAAGAACTTCCTCCGCTTCCTTCGGAAGAGGAAGTCGAGCGCGAGCTCTTTCGGTGA
- a CDS encoding Stage V sporulation protein whose disruption leads to the production of immature spores (SpoVK): protein MAYPFAADPRPTVLIGGRGRTFAPAQTHSPTPRQGPRRGPFVSARAGARNSEGSAHSGLFDLPEIQSRPDLYGALAELERLIGLGELKTFVFELVAFVLVSERRRQMGLRVQPQSYHMVFSGSPGTGKTTAARLLGRVFAALGLLPRGHVVEVERADLVGEYIGHTAQRTRDAIQRAMGGILFIDEAYSLARGGERDFGREAIDTLVKAMEDHRERFLLILAGYEREMEEFLATNPGLPSRFSFRLRFPDYTVEELLAIADLFVEERDYRLAPGARAALERLIVREKRKFYPPFSNARFVRNVVEGAIRAHAARVLREGRMGPQDLTLLTVRDVEAWEGGFGGEGANERGPRW, encoded by the coding sequence ATGGCGTACCCCTTCGCCGCAGATCCGCGACCGACCGTCCTCATCGGCGGGCGGGGGAGGACGTTTGCACCCGCCCAAACGCATTCTCCTACTCCGAGACAAGGGCCGCGAAGGGGACCCTTCGTTTCGGCGCGCGCGGGCGCGCGGAATTCAGAAGGGAGCGCGCATTCCGGCCTCTTCGACCTTCCGGAAATCCAAAGTCGCCCCGACCTATACGGGGCGCTTGCGGAGCTGGAGCGCCTCATCGGCCTCGGGGAACTCAAGACATTCGTCTTCGAACTCGTCGCCTTCGTCCTCGTGAGCGAGCGACGCCGGCAGATGGGCCTGCGCGTGCAGCCGCAGTCCTACCACATGGTGTTTTCCGGAAGTCCGGGGACGGGAAAGACGACGGCCGCCCGTCTCTTGGGCCGCGTGTTTGCCGCGTTGGGTCTCCTCCCCCGCGGGCACGTGGTCGAGGTGGAACGGGCGGATCTCGTTGGGGAGTACATCGGCCACACAGCTCAGCGGACGCGCGACGCCATACAACGGGCGATGGGGGGTATCCTCTTCATCGACGAAGCTTACTCGCTCGCCCGCGGCGGTGAGCGGGATTTCGGTCGCGAGGCCATCGACACGCTCGTCAAGGCGATGGAGGACCACCGGGAGCGGTTCCTCCTCATCTTGGCCGGATACGAGCGGGAGATGGAAGAGTTCCTCGCCACCAACCCGGGGCTGCCCTCGCGCTTTTCTTTTCGCCTTCGCTTTCCCGACTACACGGTAGAGGAACTCCTCGCGATTGCCGACCTGTTTGTGGAGGAACGGGACTACCGCCTGGCTCCCGGAGCGCGGGCGGCACTCGAGCGGCTGATCGTACGGGAAAAGCGTAAGTTCTATCCGCCGTTCAGCAACGCGCGTTTCGTGCGCAACGTCGTAGAGGGAGCCATACGCGCCCACGCTGCCCGCGTGCTCCGCGAGGGACGCATGGGTCCCCAGGACCTCACGCTTCTCACGGTGCGCGACGTGGAAGCTTGGGAAGGCGGATTCGGCGGAGAAGGGGCGAACGAACGTGGACCTCGGTGGTGA
- a CDS encoding Segregation and condensation protein A, with translation MFTVRTQTFEGPLELLVALVREARLSVYEVSVAEIVELYLRYVEELQGRAPLEELSEFVALAAALMRWKSRALLPGAVTPESEQVREAWEEELTSQEDFYRRLVTYRRYQIAREALVARLSQELPRFSRSAPGEALRRRISTQARERLGATQGDLTPPMSPEHLSEAWRRIFRRRRERAAVRSVVPDPYEVLEFETRICRHLLWSGEVAFADLIPPGAAREFVVTAFLAVLELLRKGKIRVRQEGPFSDLLLVRRETDDPPRDSGREEGGEGSA, from the coding sequence GTGTTTACCGTCCGCACGCAGACCTTTGAAGGCCCGCTCGAACTCCTCGTCGCCCTCGTGCGCGAAGCGCGACTTTCCGTATACGAGGTTTCCGTAGCCGAGATCGTCGAGCTCTACCTTCGCTACGTAGAGGAACTTCAGGGGAGGGCGCCGCTCGAGGAGTTGAGCGAATTTGTCGCACTCGCCGCGGCGCTCATGCGCTGGAAGAGCCGCGCACTCCTCCCGGGCGCCGTGACGCCGGAAAGCGAGCAGGTGCGCGAGGCGTGGGAGGAAGAGCTCACCTCCCAAGAAGACTTTTACCGTCGCCTCGTCACCTACCGGCGCTACCAAATCGCCCGGGAAGCCCTCGTCGCCCGCCTTTCGCAAGAGTTGCCTCGCTTTTCGCGGTCCGCCCCCGGCGAAGCCCTCCGGCGTCGCATTTCGACCCAAGCGCGGGAACGACTCGGGGCGACCCAAGGCGACCTCACGCCTCCGATGTCCCCCGAACACCTTTCGGAGGCGTGGCGGCGAATTTTCCGGCGCAGACGGGAAAGGGCTGCAGTGCGCTCCGTCGTGCCGGATCCCTACGAGGTTTTGGAGTTCGAGACCAGGATTTGCCGGCACCTCCTCTGGTCGGGAGAAGTCGCGTTTGCGGATCTGATTCCACCCGGCGCCGCGCGCGAGTTCGTCGTCACCGCCTTCCTCGCCGTGCTCGAGCTCTTGCGGAAAGGGAAGATCCGCGTGCGCCAAGAAGGCCCCTTTTCCGATCTCCTCCTCGTGCGGCGGGAAACGGACGATCCCCCTCGGGATTCCGGCCGGGAAGAAGGAGGGGAAGGAAGCGCGTGA
- a CDS encoding Ribosomal large subunit pseudouridine synthase B — protein sequence MESGERNESGGEGAGKLRLNKALAVAGVASRRGADALIFSGRVRVNGVVVTTPGVRIDPKVDVVEVDGRRVRFSAPKVVYLLYKPKNTITTLRDPQGRRTIRDFLRGVSQRVFPVGRLDRNTTGLLLLTNDGELANRLMHPRYGVEKVYEVHLRGSLPPEARRGVEMGVTLEDGFVRPLRVEWIPGGGREETRLRLVLTEGRYRIVRRMFEALGFSVKALHRPQVAFLTLDGLRPGELRPLTPEERERLYHLVGLEPPAADFGVAGGSSASAGSRSWAREEIENPGRGKRRGREERG from the coding sequence ATGGAGAGCGGCGAACGGAACGAAAGCGGCGGGGAAGGGGCGGGTAAGCTCCGCCTTAACAAGGCCTTGGCCGTGGCGGGAGTAGCTTCAAGGCGTGGGGCGGACGCGCTCATCTTTTCCGGACGCGTGCGCGTGAACGGCGTCGTCGTCACCACGCCCGGCGTGCGCATCGATCCAAAGGTGGATGTCGTGGAAGTGGACGGGAGACGGGTTCGGTTTTCCGCGCCTAAGGTCGTGTACCTCCTGTACAAGCCCAAAAACACGATCACGACCCTCCGCGATCCGCAGGGGAGGCGAACGATTCGCGACTTCCTCCGGGGCGTTTCCCAGCGCGTCTTTCCCGTGGGGAGGCTCGACCGAAACACCACGGGGCTTCTCCTCCTCACGAACGACGGGGAGCTCGCCAACCGACTCATGCACCCGCGCTACGGCGTCGAAAAGGTGTACGAAGTCCACCTCCGGGGGAGCCTCCCGCCGGAGGCTCGGCGGGGCGTGGAGATGGGGGTTACCCTCGAAGACGGCTTCGTTCGCCCCTTGCGTGTAGAATGGATACCGGGCGGGGGACGGGAGGAGACGCGGCTGCGCCTCGTGCTCACCGAGGGGCGCTACCGCATTGTGCGCCGCATGTTCGAAGCGCTCGGCTTTTCCGTCAAGGCGCTACACCGCCCGCAGGTCGCCTTTCTCACCCTTGACGGCCTGCGTCCCGGCGAGTTGCGCCCGCTCACCCCGGAGGAACGCGAACGTCTGTACCACCTCGTCGGCCTTGAACCGCCAGCCGCAGACTTCGGGGTTGCAGGGGGGTCGTCTGCTTCCGCAGGGTCACGTTCGTGGGCGAGAGAAGAAATAGAAAACCCAGGTCGCGGAAAGCGAAGGGGGCGAGAGGAGCGTGGCTGA
- a CDS encoding DNA-binding response regulator ResD produces the protein MKEANHGEAGGGTGSARGKRQSDDFKSFEGRDVRFLIVDDEERIRRLLRMYLEREPYRVVIDEAQDGLEALRKALENDYDLIILDLMLPGMDGIEVAQHLRQKKRTPILMLTARGEEPDRILGFEVGADDYVVKPFSLREVIYRIRAILKRSLALPLAEEVTNRRKIGLPYLEIDHDARRVLVNGEEVHLTPKEYDLLYFLAVQPDKVFTREQLLREVWGYEYFGDLRTVDTHIKRLREKLGRVSPEAARLIVTVWGVGYKLEVPEE, from the coding sequence ATGAAGGAGGCCAACCACGGGGAAGCGGGAGGGGGGACCGGTTCGGCTCGGGGGAAACGACAGTCGGACGATTTCAAGAGCTTCGAAGGGCGCGACGTGCGGTTTCTCATCGTCGACGACGAGGAACGGATCCGTCGCCTCTTGCGCATGTACCTCGAACGCGAGCCCTACCGCGTCGTGATCGACGAAGCACAAGACGGCCTCGAGGCCCTGCGGAAGGCGCTCGAAAACGACTACGACCTCATCATCTTGGACCTCATGCTTCCGGGAATGGATGGCATAGAGGTCGCCCAGCACCTCCGGCAGAAGAAGCGTACGCCCATCCTCATGCTCACCGCGCGTGGAGAAGAACCCGATCGGATCCTCGGGTTCGAGGTCGGGGCGGACGACTACGTCGTGAAGCCGTTCAGCTTGCGCGAGGTGATCTACCGGATCCGCGCCATCCTCAAGCGCTCTCTCGCCCTACCTTTGGCGGAAGAGGTGACCAACCGGCGGAAGATCGGACTTCCGTACCTCGAGATCGACCACGACGCGCGGCGGGTCCTCGTCAACGGCGAAGAGGTACACCTCACCCCCAAGGAGTACGACCTCCTGTACTTTCTCGCCGTGCAGCCGGACAAGGTCTTTACGCGCGAACAGTTGCTGCGGGAAGTCTGGGGGTACGAGTACTTTGGCGATTTGCGCACGGTGGATACGCACATCAAGCGCCTGCGGGAAAAGCTGGGCCGCGTTTCTCCCGAGGCGGCGCGCCTCATCGTCACCGTGTGGGGTGTTGGCTACAAACTCGAGGTGCCAGAAGAATGA
- a CDS encoding D-alanyl-D-alanine carboxypeptidase, translating into MGKRLRLRGGYATRDFRRTIFFLTVTVLIAAGSVFLFAELAERGGSFIRPGELLSAAQEVLRAPQRPFVFRGGAAEAGGGPSSLPVPLQSPSDAFASEALAPGRAALFPGPPPEDADAPEVSAKAAVLLDAASGRVLYAREPHARLPMASLTKIMTAIVALEATSDPEEVVTVSPNAEGVEGSSIYLRAGDKIPLRDLLYGLMLRSGNDAAMAVAEHVGGSVEGFSFLMNEKAAWLGLTDTHFVNPHGLDAEGHYASAYDLAVLSRYAMENPTFREIVGTRVYRPRVTPSGHGNSEAVWTNKNKLLVTYEGAEGIKTAYTDRAGRGLAASAVRDGRRLIAVVLNAPDDWNDVAKLFDYGFSRFPQTPIVRKGEVYTGVRGSYVALADLAYPLRPEEVPRIGLFVQEAEFGPFRPNAFLKVYLGQEAIGSVPLAPLMGDAGRVVSPEHRP; encoded by the coding sequence GTGGGGAAGCGGCTTCGCCTACGGGGTGGATATGCGACCCGAGACTTCCGGCGGACGATCTTTTTCCTCACCGTCACCGTTCTCATCGCCGCAGGCAGCGTGTTTCTTTTCGCAGAGCTTGCCGAGCGAGGGGGAAGCTTCATCCGTCCCGGCGAACTCCTCTCCGCCGCCCAAGAAGTCCTCCGCGCGCCGCAACGGCCGTTCGTATTCCGGGGAGGGGCGGCCGAGGCAGGGGGAGGACCTTCGTCCCTTCCGGTGCCACTCCAAAGCCCTTCCGACGCCTTCGCCTCCGAGGCTCTGGCCCCCGGGCGTGCCGCTCTCTTTCCCGGACCGCCGCCCGAGGATGCGGACGCGCCGGAGGTTTCCGCCAAGGCGGCCGTGCTTTTGGATGCGGCGAGCGGTCGGGTTCTCTACGCCAGGGAACCGCACGCGCGCCTCCCCATGGCCTCGCTCACGAAGATCATGACGGCGATCGTCGCCCTCGAGGCGACTTCCGACCCGGAAGAGGTTGTGACGGTTTCGCCAAACGCCGAAGGGGTCGAGGGATCGTCGATTTACCTCCGCGCGGGCGACAAGATCCCCTTGCGCGACCTCCTCTACGGACTCATGCTCCGCTCGGGAAACGACGCCGCTATGGCCGTCGCCGAACACGTCGGCGGTTCGGTAGAAGGCTTTTCCTTTCTCATGAACGAAAAGGCTGCCTGGCTCGGCCTTACGGACACGCACTTCGTGAATCCCCACGGCCTCGACGCCGAAGGCCACTACGCGAGCGCCTACGACCTCGCCGTCCTCTCGCGCTACGCCATGGAAAACCCGACCTTTCGCGAGATCGTCGGGACGCGCGTCTACCGCCCCCGCGTCACCCCTTCGGGACACGGGAATTCCGAAGCGGTTTGGACGAACAAGAACAAGCTCCTTGTGACGTACGAGGGAGCCGAAGGGATCAAGACCGCCTACACGGACCGCGCCGGGCGGGGGCTTGCGGCGAGCGCCGTACGGGACGGCCGCCGCCTCATCGCCGTCGTCCTCAACGCCCCGGACGACTGGAACGACGTCGCGAAGCTCTTCGACTACGGGTTTTCGCGTTTTCCCCAGACTCCGATCGTCCGCAAGGGCGAAGTGTACACGGGGGTTCGGGGGAGCTACGTCGCCTTGGCCGACCTCGCCTATCCGCTCCGTCCGGAGGAAGTTCCGCGGATCGGCCTCTTCGTGCAGGAGGCGGAATTCGGCCCTTTCCGCCCCAACGCCTTCCTGAAAGTATACCTCGGGCAGGAAGCGATCGGGAGCGTACCGCTCGCCCCGCTCATGGGCGACGCCGGGCGCGTCGTGTCTCCCGAACATCGCCCGTGA
- a CDS encoding Aluminum resistance protein yields the protein MDLGGEREALLALAETVERELAPLHRAFERRAERHLERILAAMQRHRISGQHLVPSTGYGLGDVGRRGLEAVYAEVFGGEAALVSPHILSGTHALAVALFGLLRPGDGLVLATGVPYDTLLPVIGIDAEGRCADPPFGEAPASEERRPRALGPGSLCALGVRPTLVPLRSDGRFDREGAIEAIRENTRVVFVQRSRGYANVPSRSVEEIADFVEGVRRKAPHVFVLVDNCYGEFVEEREPTHAGADLIVGSLIKNPGGGLAKGGGYLVGSEEAVSRAAERYTAPGIGKEIGATYPGLGDLYMGFFLAPHHVAEALKGASFAAALLARLGFAVSPAADEPRTDIIQAITFGNRDALLDFLAAVQEMSPVDAFVTPVPDEMPGYADLVVMAGGTFVQGSTAELSADAPIRPPYVAYLQGGLTYAHVKLAALHAARRLLEKGHGRI from the coding sequence GTGGACCTCGGTGGTGAACGCGAAGCGTTGCTCGCGCTTGCCGAAACGGTCGAACGGGAACTCGCGCCGCTTCACCGCGCGTTTGAAAGGCGCGCCGAGCGGCATCTGGAACGCATCCTCGCGGCGATGCAGCGGCACCGCATTTCCGGCCAGCACCTCGTGCCCTCCACGGGTTACGGTTTGGGTGACGTCGGGCGCCGGGGTCTCGAAGCGGTCTACGCCGAGGTCTTCGGCGGAGAGGCAGCCCTCGTGAGCCCGCACATCCTCTCCGGTACGCACGCCCTTGCCGTTGCGCTGTTCGGTCTCCTCCGCCCGGGGGACGGCCTCGTACTCGCGACCGGCGTGCCGTACGACACGCTCCTTCCCGTGATCGGGATCGACGCCGAGGGGCGCTGTGCGGACCCTCCGTTCGGCGAAGCTCCGGCATCGGAGGAGCGACGCCCGCGCGCCCTCGGCCCCGGAAGCCTTTGCGCCCTGGGCGTGAGGCCTACGCTGGTCCCCTTGCGCTCCGACGGTCGTTTCGATCGGGAGGGGGCGATCGAAGCAATCCGCGAGAATACGCGGGTGGTCTTCGTCCAGCGCTCGCGCGGGTACGCCAACGTCCCCTCGCGGAGCGTCGAGGAGATCGCGGACTTCGTCGAAGGCGTTCGAAGGAAAGCGCCGCACGTCTTCGTCCTCGTGGACAACTGCTACGGGGAATTCGTCGAGGAACGGGAGCCTACGCACGCAGGGGCAGACCTCATCGTCGGCTCGCTCATCAAAAACCCGGGCGGCGGCCTTGCGAAAGGCGGCGGCTATCTCGTGGGAAGCGAGGAGGCCGTCTCGCGGGCCGCGGAGCGCTACACGGCCCCCGGAATCGGGAAGGAGATTGGCGCGACCTACCCGGGCCTTGGGGATTTGTACATGGGCTTCTTCCTCGCGCCGCACCACGTGGCAGAAGCCCTCAAAGGAGCAAGCTTTGCCGCTGCCCTCCTTGCGCGCCTCGGCTTCGCCGTTTCCCCCGCGGCGGACGAGCCTCGCACGGACATAATCCAGGCGATCACCTTCGGCAATCGCGATGCGCTTCTCGACTTCCTCGCCGCGGTGCAGGAGATGTCACCGGTTGACGCCTTCGTCACGCCGGTCCCCGACGAGATGCCGGGATACGCGGATCTGGTAGTCATGGCAGGGGGGACGTTCGTACAGGGATCGACAGCCGAACTCTCTGCCGACGCCCCCATCCGTCCCCCGTACGTCGCTTACCTTCAAGGCGGGCTCACCTACGCCCACGTCAAGCTCGCGGCGCTCCACGCGGCTCGGCGTTTGCTGGAGAAAGGACATGGTAGGATCTGA
- a CDS encoding Spore maturation protein B gives MSLAWLEAAGAWVLPAFLAVILGAALFRRVPAYSAFIEGAKEGFDTFLTILPHLVGMLAALAVFQSSGALKALTSFLAPYFRPLGFPPELLPLALLRPFSGAASMAVVTHLMGRYGPDSEIGRLAAIMQGSTDTTFYVLTVYFGSVGIVRERYAVKVGLIGDAAGILAALLVGRWFFSA, from the coding sequence ATGTCTCTCGCGTGGCTCGAGGCGGCCGGTGCCTGGGTGCTGCCCGCATTCCTCGCGGTCATCTTGGGCGCGGCGCTTTTCCGGCGCGTCCCGGCCTATTCCGCCTTCATCGAAGGCGCCAAAGAGGGGTTCGACACCTTCCTCACGATCTTGCCTCACCTCGTGGGGATGCTCGCCGCCCTGGCGGTGTTTCAGTCCTCCGGCGCCCTCAAGGCCCTCACGTCCTTCCTCGCCCCCTACTTTCGCCCCCTCGGGTTTCCTCCGGAACTCTTGCCCCTCGCGCTCCTTCGCCCCTTCAGCGGCGCGGCGTCCATGGCGGTGGTCACCCACCTCATGGGGAGGTACGGCCCGGACAGCGAGATCGGGCGCCTGGCGGCGATCATGCAGGGAAGCACGGACACGACCTTCTACGTGCTCACGGTGTACTTCGGCTCCGTGGGGATCGTGCGCGAACGCTACGCCGTCAAGGTGGGGCTGATCGGCGACGCGGCGGGCATCCTCGCCGCCCTCCTCGTGGGCCGGTGGTTCTTTTCGGCGTAG